One window from the genome of bacterium encodes:
- a CDS encoding prephenate dehydrogenase/arogenate dehydrogenase family protein, giving the protein MSDFETLAVVGLGLLGGSVAAAARQRRSVRRVIGLSRRSEMATRAVERGFCDEAGTDPAAGVRDADLVILATPVFAMEETLRALGPHLSPGCLVTDVGSVKGILADTLPGVLPPGVRYVGSHPMAGSHASGLDFARADLFEGAACVVTPRGPDDEADAARLAAFWSELGARIERREPACHDDEVAWVSHLPHVVAFAYARALDAAGTSAAALKGAGFRDFTRVARSEPEMWADILVTNRKALVAPLEEAGRQLAELARRIEAGDLEAVSAQLSAARDLLARSEWKTDGDENARSGGEIPEIQAAPVAATKE; this is encoded by the coding sequence TGCGGCCGCTCGCCAGCGCCGCAGTGTGCGTCGGGTCATCGGGCTCAGCCGCCGCTCGGAAATGGCGACGCGTGCCGTCGAACGAGGCTTCTGTGACGAGGCCGGTACCGATCCGGCGGCCGGTGTTCGGGACGCGGATCTGGTGATTCTGGCAACGCCGGTATTTGCCATGGAAGAGACCCTGCGCGCTCTCGGCCCCCATCTTTCCCCCGGCTGCCTGGTGACGGACGTGGGCAGCGTCAAGGGGATCCTTGCGGATACGTTGCCGGGCGTGCTGCCCCCGGGCGTGCGTTATGTGGGCTCCCACCCGATGGCGGGAAGCCACGCGAGCGGGCTCGACTTTGCGCGAGCCGATCTCTTCGAGGGCGCTGCTTGCGTGGTGACGCCCCGCGGCCCCGACGACGAAGCCGATGCAGCGCGGCTTGCTGCCTTCTGGTCCGAGCTCGGTGCGAGGATCGAACGCCGGGAGCCGGCTTGCCACGATGACGAGGTGGCATGGGTCAGCCATCTCCCGCATGTCGTGGCCTTCGCCTATGCACGGGCACTCGATGCGGCCGGCACGTCAGCGGCTGCCTTGAAGGGCGCTGGTTTTCGCGATTTCACGCGGGTCGCGCGCAGCGAGCCCGAGATGTGGGCCGACATCCTGGTGACCAATCGCAAGGCACTGGTCGCGCCCCTCGAAGAGGCAGGCCGGCAGTTGGCCGAACTTGCCCGAAGAATCGAAGCCGGAGATCTGGAAGCAGTCTCCGCTCAGTTGTCTGCCGCCCGTGATCTGCTCGCTCGTAGCGAGTGGAAGACGGACGGCGACGAAAACGCCCGATCCGGGGGCGAAATCCCGGAAATTCAGGCTGCCCCAGTGGCGGCCACCAAGGAGTGA